TTTTAGATGAACCAACTACTGGTTTAGATATTGAGGCAAGATATGAGATTTGGGAATTAATTAGAAATTTAAAAAATCAGGGAATTACGATTTTACTGACGACGCATTTATTAGATGAAGCGGAGCGTCTATGTAATCGGATTGGAATTTTGAAACAGGGTTATATTTTAGCGGAAGGTAGTTTAGAATATTTGCGTCTTTGTATCCCAGCGAAGGAAATTATTGTGGTACAAACCCAGGATGAAGAGGAGGCGATCGCCCGCGCAATAGATTGTGGTTTTACTCCTCGACGTTATGGCAATGATTTGGCTTTTTGGCTCCCGGAGCATTGGGAATTAAAGGATATTATTGCCCAGTTTGAAGGAATCACCATTAATTCTATCTGCCGTCAACCAGTACGGTTGGAGCATATTTATCTGGAATTAACTCAAGCAGAGCATTTATCTTTGACTCGTTATCAGTTAAGTCGAGTGGTGTAAGGGAGGGGTGAGGAAACAGCAAGAGAGGATAGTTTCTTTCTTAACTGTTTACCCATTACCCATTACCTGTTACCCATTACCTTTCGTTTCGGGATTATCTTGGGAAAAACTCATTTGAATGATTTTTTGTTTCCCATCGGAGCGAGTTGCTGTCATCACGTAGTTGATGGAGTTACCTGTGAAGGGAATACGCAGATGGAAAGTACCATCGGGTTTCATTTTCACCGGATTTCCAGCGACGGAAACATTTGCTCCTGCTTCTGTTGCTCCATGAATGATTAATTCTGCATCTGCAATGAACCAAAAATCTGTTTCTGGTCTGCTAAATATGCGAACGGATTGGGAACGTGCTAATCTTGTCCAGGTATTGTCTGGATTTAAATAACCAAGCTCTGCCATGTAAGTGCGATCGCTCTCCGGAATGGCTACATAGCGATCGTCTACTGTCATTTCACAATCATAGGATTGAATAAACTTGGGTTGCTGATAACTCAAATCAATATCGGTGACATCGTAGAGTCGCAGAGCTAATTGGGGATTTCCTTGATTACGTAATTTTAGTTTGCTTTCCTCACTCACTTGCCAAGAAGCATATGCCCATTTTGGTGTTCGTGGTGATAATTCAAGTTTCTCACTATTATCAGTGTCAGAGGTTGTATTATTAACCTGTGAAGTGGCAGATGTATATGTATTAACACCACTAGGTGAAACCTGAGCTATGGTATCAAAGTCTTTCTGCATAACCTCTTGTGCTATTGTGTGGGGTTCTGCGTTGTCTGCAACCTCTTCTAAGGCTGTATCAGAAATTACTGACGGTTTTGTCTCTGGGGAAGCATCAATATCTAATGTTTTATCAACTATAAAAGTAGTAGTCTGGGGTTCTGATGCCCGAATGGGATTGATGACTTCTTCTTTTAGCTGTATTGGTGTTTCCTGAGAAGCATTATCTTCCCAAAGGTCTGGTAAAGGTGCGTATTCTTGACTATTTATAGACTGTATTTCGGTATTATCTTTGACTTTTGATGCTTCCGATTTGTCAGTCTCGCTGTTGTCGGAATTGGAGAGTTGGGAACCGATTGCCATTCCACCCAGGATAGCTGCACCTCCAGCAATGACTGCACCGGAAAGGTTGGGGCTGTTTTCTAAGGGTGTGTCGGTGGTAGGGCTTGGCGTTTCTGCGTTGCTCTCCTCGGCTGTTGGGGGTTGTATAATTTCCGCAGAGGGCACATCTGCTACATCTGGATTGGTGGCAACGGGTATATCTTGCCAGTCAGAGGAGGTTTTGACTTCGACATTTGGTAAATCTGGGATTTGAGTAGTGTTTTCCTGATTATTTACAGGTTCTTCCCAGATATCTGGTAGGGGGGGATAGGATGGTTGTGTTTGGGAATTTTCTGATGATGATTCTGGGGTGACTGCTGTTTCTGACTGATTATTGAAGATTTGTGACGCGATCGCCGCTCCACCAATGGCAACACCCGCGATCGCTCCCGTGATGGGATTAATAATATTGTTGTCTGCTGGATTGGATTCTGATACTGGATTAAATACTGTAGGAGCTTCCACATCGTTATTACCACTGACAGGATTAAAAACAGTGGGAGCTTCCCCATCATTACTTGTAGTCAGGGGATTAAACGCTGTAGGTACTTCATCTGCATTACCACTGACAGGGTTAAAGATTGTCGGAGCTTCCACATCACTGCTCACAGGATTAAAAATGGTGGGAGCTTCTACATCGTTATTACCACTGACAGGATTAAAAACAGTGGGAGCTTCCCCATCATTACTTGTAGTCAGGGGATTAAACGCTGTAGGTACTTCATCTGCATTACCACTGACAGGGTTAAAGATTGTCGGAGCTTCCACATCACTGCTCACAGGATTAAAGACAGTGGGAGCTTCCACATCATTACTTGTAGTCAGGGGATTAAAAGCCGTAGGTTCTTCATCTGTATTACCACTGACAGGGTTAAAGATAGTAGGAGCTTCCACATCACTGCTCACAGGATTAAAAACAGTGGGAGCTTCCCCATCATTACTTGTAGTCAGAGGATTAAAAGCTGTAGGTTCTTCATCTACATTCCCACTAACAGGGTTAAAGATTGTAGGAGCTTCCACATCACTGCTCACAGGATTAAAAATAGTGGGAGCTTCTAAATCAAAATTTGCGGATGGTGTTTGTGGTGTATAGGGTACATTCCCTAACTCTGGATAGGAAGCATTGACAACTGAGATGGGTGCTTCTAAATCAAATCCAGGATCATCTAAATTTTTCCTTTGAGAGCTAGGTGTGATGCTGGGAAATTGTAGCTCTGTTTCTCCATCAATTGAGGAAATTTGTGTTTCTGTTTCCCCGTCTAATTGCTGATTTGTTGGTGGAATTTGTGCTTGGGTTTCCCCATCGAATAAATTAGCAGCTGCAACTGTTGCACCAATTGTACCAAGACCTACAGCTGTGGCTGTGGCAGGGTTGATATTGACTGGAGTGGTGGGAGCTAAATTTGAACTAACGGTGGGATTTAAATCAGGATTCGGTGTAACAGTTTCGGAATTAGAAGCAACGGTGGGAGTTAAATCAGAATTTGGTGTGATGGTTTCGGAATCGGAAGTAGTTTCCGGTTTTTTCGCAGGTTTTCTCATCAACCACCCCAAGAATAAACCCCCTAAAGCGACAAAGGGAATCCAAATCCACCACAGAGGGTTTGATTGACTATTTGCATTATTGCTATTTGTTGTATTGTTACTAGCTTCTGGTACTGTCGCGTTGCTGGTAACTTCCGGTGTAGAGACGGTAGTGGATTCTGTGGTTGCGAGGGGATTTGCTTCCGTGGTTGCGAGGGGAGTTGATATTGGTGAATCTGTGACTTGTGCAATAGGTGTTGTCACCCCATTATTTGCTGTGACTGGGGTTGCAGAGGGTGTAACTAATGTGTTGGTGGTGCTATTGCTAGCGATCGCGCTGCTGGAAGAAATAGCGATCGCCACAGATGCTGCTTCTGCTTTTCTGGCTTCTCTGACAGCTGCGACTCCATCATTACTACTGGCAAAACCCAGATAGCTACTGACACTTGTATTAGGAGTTTTCTTATAAACATATACTAAGGGTTGGGAAAAAGGATACCTCGGACTATCCGGTAAAGTATTATGCATTGACAATACCCTTACCCCCGGTAATTGAGCGACTTGATTGGCTAAAACGTAGCTAATTCCGTCTTTTCCTAACTCTCTAATTACCGCAGCTGTATTATCTTCTGACAGTTGGGTGGCGGTTTTACCAGTCGTAAACTTGGCAGTTTGAAATGCGGGATAATTTTTCAGAGATTGACGAGTATCACTAATCTCTGGACGGTCAATAATGCGAATCTTTCCAGATTTTCCCCCAACCTGCGACCAATTTGTAATTTCTCCTCGGAAAATTTGGGCAAATTGCTTACTTGTCAAGTTGCCTTTAAAGGGGTTTTCACTACTCACTATCAGAGCAATTTTTTCCCGATGTACCCGTAATTGTTCTAAACCTTGGTTTTTTTCTTCTGGTGTTAAACCTCTGCCAATTGCTGCTAAATCTATTTTCCCTTCTTTTAAGGCTGTCAGAGCTGCATCTGTTCCATTAGTTGCCACCTCTACCTGAGTTCCCGGAAATCGCTTCTGAAAACTCTGTTTGAGGGTTTGGTTAATTGTTGTCATACTACTCGAACCATCTATCCGCACGGTTGTACCACTGGGTACGTTTGTTGGTAGGGGAAATGATGGTGTTTCGTTTGATGAATTTGCTAATGTGGAGTCTGACAACACCAGAGTTGCAGCCATCGGAGTAGCTGCTAAGGCAAGCAACAATGCCAGACTGACTATTGGATGATCATTCTTTTCTTTTTGCCACATATGCCTCTGAAACTCAGCTAGAGAGAAAATAAATAAAGTAAAAATTGGTCAGTCTTCAACGCCATCTTTTTCTGTAGAAGACGCGCTAATTATACATCTCTATGGTCTTTTTCTGAAGTTCTTGTAGATATTAATCTTTACAATACCCTGCCTTCACTCTATCTTGGATTGCAACAGGGTTAACATATTGTTGATTTTTTTTAAAGTATTGATAATAAGTGCCTAAATTGGCTTCTAGTCAGGGTGTGAGAAAATTCTTCTCTATACTTATGTCTATATTTTTTGTTAACAGGGAAAATATACCTAAAGCGCGTTATACTTTCTCCCATACAATATTTATCAAGGGTTGGTGCGTTTTGAACTCTGTTCTCACGCACCTGATAATATGGAATTTTGTCGGTACAAAATATCGGCTACATCGACAGAATTTCCATTAGGTTAATCTATATTAAGGACATAAAATTTGTCCCCAGCGCAGTTTTACCCCTGGAGCAGGAGTCACACAATCAAAGGGTTTAACTTTACCCCTAACTAATCCCCAGGAGGAGTAAAAGTCAGAGCGATTCATCCCAAATTTCACATAACTGACATTGGGGCAAGTTTTCATGAGTTTGCTGGCGATCGCCCTCTGTAATTTGGAGGAAGACTCCATAAATTTTTCTCCACCCTTTCCTTCAAATAGAAAACTATATCCAAAGGGTTTATTTTTGGGTGCATCACTATAGATTGGGGTGATATTTTCTCTTTTGACTGCTACTAGTTTGAGACTAGGTTGAGCTTGAATTTGCCGACGAGCAGTTTTCACAGAATTAACACAAGCTTGAGTATCAACTTTTAGAGCAGCATGGGTGGGTAATTCTGGCAAAGAAAAGGTAATGCTGGTAATCGCAGAGAGAGAAATGAGGGATATTTTCTGGAGGGGAAAATGAGAAATCCAGCTTCGGTTCATAAATTAGGGCATTAGGTTGATCTTAAACTAATATGCTTAACCTAAATAGGCTTTCCGGACTCTTTCATCAGTTAATAATTCCGCAGCAGCACCGGAAAGGGTAATAGAACCTGCATCTAACACATAACCTCTATCGGCAATTTGCAGGGCAAGATTAGCGTTTTGCTCTACTAATAATATAGTTACCCCTGTGGCACGTAAATTTTCAATAATTGTAAAGATTTCTCGCACGATTGCCGGAGCCAAACCTAAACTCGGTTCATCTAATAATAGTAGTTGGGGTTTACTCATTAAAGCACGGGCGATCGCCAACATTTGTTGTTCACCACCACTCAAGGTTCCTGCTAGTTGGTTACGTCTTTGAGCTAATCGTGGAAATAAATCAAATTGATGTTGAATATCGGCTTTAATTGCCTCTTGATCATGACGAATATAAGCACCTAAAAGCAGATTATCTAATACTGTTTGTTTGGCTAAAACTCTTCTACCTTCCGGGGAGTGGGCAATACCTAACTGTACAACTTCATGGGGTTGACGTTTCGTAATATTTCGCCCGCTATAAATAATTTCTCCACTTTTGGGATTAATAATTTTAGAAATAGCTCTTAGAGTAGTTGTTTTTCCGGCTCCATTTGCCCCTACTAAGGTGACAACTTCACCGTTATTCACAACTAAATTAATATCTTTTAAGGCTTGGATACCACCATAATTAACATATAGCTTTTCTATTTGTAAAATTGGATATTTTGTCGCATTCATTTGTCTTTAGTGATTATTCTAGATATGACTATTTAACCTAGGAGATACCATGAGATATCATCTATATATAAATTGTATGAAGTAGAGATTTTGTAGTCGAATTTTTATTACCTAAGTAGCTGAGTAGAATTAAATATAAGATGCGGGTACGTTCGGGTGAAGTATGAAATGTAACGCCCATATGAGTTACACTACCGCTAACCCATCCTACAAATTACTCATTACTCATTACTCACTACTCACTACTCACCTAAATAAGCTTCAATCACTGCTGGATCATCTCGTACCACCGCAGGTTCACCCAAAGCAATTAATTGTCCAAAATCTAGCACCGCAATGCGATCACACAAACCCATCACCAAGGGAACGTGGTGTTCAATCAAAATGATAGTTAAATTGTAGCGATCGCGCAGACTGCGGATAAAATCACTGAGTTGTTGTTTCTCACTCGGATTCATCCCCGCAGCAGGTTCATCTAATAGTAAAATTTGTGGTTCTAAGGCTAAAGCACGGGCAATTTCCAAACGTCTTTGATCACCATAGGCAAAGTTTTTTGCTTTCTCATTTTGTCGTTCTTTTAAACCGACTAACCCTAATAACTCTAAAGCTTTGACTTTGCTGGTTTGTTCTTGACGTTGTGCCGATGGTACACCTAAAACGCTCATCAAAACATTACTTTTTGTGTGTAAATGTCGGGCAATGATGACATTATCTAAGGCGGAAAGCTCACCAAACAGACGAATATTTTGAAAAGTTCGAGCTATCCCTAGGGCTGCAATTTCATGGGGACGGAGTTGAGAAATTTCTTGATTTTGATAACTTAAATTACCGCTAGAAGGAGGAATTAAACCAGTAATTAAATTAAATAGAGTTGTTTTTCCGGCACCATTAGGACCAATTAAACCAAATATTTCCCCTTGATTCACACTAAAAGAAACTTGATTGACTGCAACTAATCCACCAAAATTGCGAGTGAGTTTTTCCGCTACTAAAATAGTACCCATTATCCATCTTCTATTTATGATTTTTTGATTCTTTTGAACATATCTGGAGTCACCCAACCTTGGGGGAAAAATATCGTTCCCAGAACAATTAAGACACCAAAAATAATTAATCTGCCATCTCGGAAAAACTGTGCTAACCACAGGGGTAAACCCGCAGTATCAGCTAAATTCTTCAACATTTCTGGTAAAGCAGTAAATACCATTCCCCCAACCACGGAACCCCAAAAAGTTCTCGAACCACCAATTAATACAAATGTCAAGTAAATAATACTTGAATCAAATGTTCCTTGACGAGAATTCCAGGTATTCAAAAAATGGGCACTTAATGCACCAATAATTCCCGCTAAAATTGCCCCTAAAGTAAAGGCTAAAACCTTATAATAGGTGGGATTAATTCCCATGGAACCGGCAGCTAATTCATCCTCACGAATTGCAATTAATGCCCTACCTACACGCACATTTTCTAAGCGGTAGATAATTACCATGGTAAGGATGAGTAGGGGTAAGGCAATCCAGAGATATTCCAGAGGATTGCTGTAGGGTTGGGGAATATTAAAAATACCAATTGCACCCCCAGTAATTTCTAAATTCAGGGCAATGACTCGCAATACTTCCACAAAAGCAATAGTGGCGATCGCCAGATAAATACCTCGTAAACGTAATGCGGGAATCCCAATTGCTATCCCTAGCAAACCTGAGATAATACCAGCAATTACCATCTCAATAATTAACAGGTATACAGGAAAATTCGTACCCTCAAATTTAAATACCTGTGTGGATAATATAGCGGCAATATAACCACCCAAAGCATAAAAACCGGGACTTGCTAAGGATAATTGTCCAGCCATTAAAGGTAAGTATAGAGATAGTCCTAGCAATGCCCCCAGTACCATAGAAACTATCAGGGAACCGTAAGTAGAGAAAAAATCAATCAAAATATATTTACCTCATAGCAAATGATATCTAAACCTTTTGGACAAATTTTCGCCCTAGCAATCCCTGGGGACGAACTAATAGCATGATGAACAAAATTCCGAAGGAAACTGCATCTTTATATCCAGAATATTCCGTAGGAACAAATGCTTCCACAATGCCAATAATTAAACCTCCAATTACTGCACCGGGAATACTACCTAACCCACCTAAAACAATCACTGCTAATCCCCGCAAACCAAACCCAATACCAAAATATGGACCAGCAACACTTATACTAGAAGCAACTAAAGTACCAGCTAATCCGGCAAGGAAACTGCTGATAAAAAAGGTGAGCATGATAAAGCGATCGCAGTTAATTCCTAATAAGCTAGAAGTCGTCACATCCTCGGCGATCGCCTGCATAGCTTTACCATATTTTGTCTTATTGATAAAGTAAGTGAGGATGCCCACAAATACCATCGATACGACAAAGATAAATATTTGTACAGTCCGAATCGGAATCGGGTTAGCTTCCGTACCAAAATTAATCGCTGAAGGTAAATTACCGTAGGTATCTGCGGGGAAAGTATAACTTTCTGCCCCAACTAAATATTGAATCACATTGACAATTACTACTCCCACACCCAAACTGGAAACTACCGTCAGCAGAGGGTCAGAATTACGTTTCCTCAGGGGTAAAAAAGCAATTCTCTCTACTAATACCCCCACAATTCCTGCCAGGATACTGCCGAGAATTAAAGCAATTGTAAAGGGTAATTGTATCGGTAAAGCTGCATTTGCTAATACCCCATTAAAGCCAAATTTACTACCCATTAATGCATAGGTAAAATATGCGCCCAAGGTAAATACTGCACCATGGGCAAGGTTAATAATACCTAAAATGGAATAAACTAATGTGTATCCCAAGGCAAAAATGGCATAGACACTACCAATGGACAATCCATTCAGAAAATTCTGTAAAAATAGGTTGAAATCCATAGCTATTTGAGATATTCAAATTTACCAGTTTTACCATCTTGATTCATTTTAATTTGTGCCACATAAAATTCCTGCTGAATTACTTCTCCTACAGGTGTGAAAGCAATATTTCCTAGGGGAGTTTCGTATTTACCAGCTAGAATTTCTTTATTTAATTTGATGCGTAATTCACCCAAAGGTAATTTACTCACTGGAGATTTTTTATCTAGGGTTTTCAGTGCATCTACATAAACTTGTACCGCAGTAAATGCTTGAGCGCTAATTTGTGGTGGTTCTTTTTTAAACTGTTGTTGATAGATTTTGCGAAAATCTTGATTGATGACACCAACTTGACTGGGACTATAGGCTTGGGCAACTAAAATCCCATCACATAAAGCTTGACAGATGGGAAAAACATTGGATGTATTCATCCCATTTCCGCCAATAATTGTCCCTTTATAACCCAATTCTCGCAGTTGTTTGACTAAGTTTCCCCCATCGGTAGTTAACCCAGAAACAATGATTAAATCTGGCTTTAAATTCATGGCATTGGTTGCCTGACTTTGAAAATCAGTATCTGTAGTTTGAAATTTTTGGACAGTAACTAAATCTAACTTTTGGTCTTTTACTGTCTTTTGGAAAAACTCCGTTTCTGACTTGCTAAAAGCATCATTTTGTGCATAAAAAACCGCAACTTTCTTAATCTTGGGATTCATCTTTAATGCGGCTTTCACGGAATTCGGAGCAACCACAGAACTGGGTGCAGAAACACGGGCAATATAGTCACCAATTTCGGGAATTCCTTTAGCTGTATTCGATGCACTCACCATGGGAACTTGAGCGCGATTTGCTACGGGTGCAGCACTGAAAGCTTGCTGGGAAAGGGTAGGACCCACAATTCCCACGACTTTATCTTTATTAATTAATGTTTGGAAAGCGTTAATGGCTCCTGCTTCATCACCACCAGTATCCTGGAGAACTAACTTAATCGGTGTACCATTAATTCCACCTTTGTCATTGAAATATTTCTCGGCAATTTTCGCACCATCGGCGATTTCTTGCCCTAGTAAGGCAACATTACTGGTTTGAGCATAAGCCAATCCTAGGGG
The Calothrix sp. 336/3 DNA segment above includes these coding regions:
- a CDS encoding ABC transporter ATP-binding protein, translating into MLSIENLNKSYGKRRVLQNLSFNIASGEVYGLLGANGAGKTTTINIICNLVRADSGSLLINHQPISAKSKHLIGIAPQENLLYKSLSCEENLNFFAQIYGLSRQERKEKIEKVLEAVNLLDRAKSPVETLSGGMQRRLNIAVALIHQPKLVILDEPTTGLDIEARYEIWELIRNLKNQGITILLTTHLLDEAERLCNRIGILKQGYILAEGSLEYLRLCIPAKEIIVVQTQDEEEAIARAIDCGFTPRRYGNDLAFWLPEHWELKDIIAQFEGITINSICRQPVRLEHIYLELTQAEHLSLTRYQLSRVV
- a CDS encoding substrate-binding domain-containing protein → MWQKEKNDHPIVSLALLLALAATPMAATLVLSDSTLANSSNETPSFPLPTNVPSGTTVRIDGSSSMTTINQTLKQSFQKRFPGTQVEVATNGTDAALTALKEGKIDLAAIGRGLTPEEKNQGLEQLRVHREKIALIVSSENPFKGNLTSKQFAQIFRGEITNWSQVGGKSGKIRIIDRPEISDTRQSLKNYPAFQTAKFTTGKTATQLSEDNTAAVIRELGKDGISYVLANQVAQLPGVRVLSMHNTLPDSPRYPFSQPLVYVYKKTPNTSVSSYLGFASSNDGVAAVREARKAEAASVAIAISSSSAIASNSTTNTLVTPSATPVTANNGVTTPIAQVTDSPISTPLATTEANPLATTESTTVSTPEVTSNATVPEASNNTTNSNNANSQSNPLWWIWIPFVALGGLFLGWLMRKPAKKPETTSDSETITPNSDLTPTVASNSETVTPNPDLNPTVSSNLAPTTPVNINPATATAVGLGTIGATVAAANLFDGETQAQIPPTNQQLDGETETQISSIDGETELQFPSITPSSQRKNLDDPGFDLEAPISVVNASYPELGNVPYTPQTPSANFDLEAPTIFNPVSSDVEAPTIFNPVSGNVDEEPTAFNPLTTSNDGEAPTVFNPVSSDVEAPTIFNPVSGNTDEEPTAFNPLTTSNDVEAPTVFNPVSSDVEAPTIFNPVSGNADEVPTAFNPLTTSNDGEAPTVFNPVSGNNDVEAPTIFNPVSSDVEAPTIFNPVSGNADEVPTAFNPLTTSNDGEAPTVFNPVSGNNDVEAPTVFNPVSESNPADNNIINPITGAIAGVAIGGAAIASQIFNNQSETAVTPESSSENSQTQPSYPPLPDIWEEPVNNQENTTQIPDLPNVEVKTSSDWQDIPVATNPDVADVPSAEIIQPPTAEESNAETPSPTTDTPLENSPNLSGAVIAGGAAILGGMAIGSQLSNSDNSETDKSEASKVKDNTEIQSINSQEYAPLPDLWEDNASQETPIQLKEEVINPIRASEPQTTTFIVDKTLDIDASPETKPSVISDTALEEVADNAEPHTIAQEVMQKDFDTIAQVSPSGVNTYTSATSQVNNTTSDTDNSEKLELSPRTPKWAYASWQVSEESKLKLRNQGNPQLALRLYDVTDIDLSYQQPKFIQSYDCEMTVDDRYVAIPESDRTYMAELGYLNPDNTWTRLARSQSVRIFSRPETDFWFIADAELIIHGATEAGANVSVAGNPVKMKPDGTFHLRIPFTGNSINYVMTATRSDGKQKIIQMSFSQDNPETKGNG
- a CDS encoding ABC transporter ATP-binding protein is translated as MNATKYPILQIEKLYVNYGGIQALKDINLVVNNGEVVTLVGANGAGKTTTLRAISKIINPKSGEIIYSGRNITKRQPHEVVQLGIAHSPEGRRVLAKQTVLDNLLLGAYIRHDQEAIKADIQHQFDLFPRLAQRRNQLAGTLSGGEQQMLAIARALMSKPQLLLLDEPSLGLAPAIVREIFTIIENLRATGVTILLVEQNANLALQIADRGYVLDAGSITLSGAAAELLTDERVRKAYLG
- a CDS encoding ABC transporter ATP-binding protein; its protein translation is MGTILVAEKLTRNFGGLVAVNQVSFSVNQGEIFGLIGPNGAGKTTLFNLITGLIPPSSGNLSYQNQEISQLRPHEIAALGIARTFQNIRLFGELSALDNVIIARHLHTKSNVLMSVLGVPSAQRQEQTSKVKALELLGLVGLKERQNEKAKNFAYGDQRRLEIARALALEPQILLLDEPAAGMNPSEKQQLSDFIRSLRDRYNLTIILIEHHVPLVMGLCDRIAVLDFGQLIALGEPAVVRDDPAVIEAYLGE
- a CDS encoding branched-chain amino acid ABC transporter permease, whose amino-acid sequence is MIDFFSTYGSLIVSMVLGALLGLSLYLPLMAGQLSLASPGFYALGGYIAAILSTQVFKFEGTNFPVYLLIIEMVIAGIISGLLGIAIGIPALRLRGIYLAIATIAFVEVLRVIALNLEITGGAIGIFNIPQPYSNPLEYLWIALPLLILTMVIIYRLENVRVGRALIAIREDELAAGSMGINPTYYKVLAFTLGAILAGIIGALSAHFLNTWNSRQGTFDSSIIYLTFVLIGGSRTFWGSVVGGMVFTALPEMLKNLADTAGLPLWLAQFFRDGRLIIFGVLIVLGTIFFPQGWVTPDMFKRIKKS
- a CDS encoding branched-chain amino acid ABC transporter permease is translated as MDFNLFLQNFLNGLSIGSVYAIFALGYTLVYSILGIINLAHGAVFTLGAYFTYALMGSKFGFNGVLANAALPIQLPFTIALILGSILAGIVGVLVERIAFLPLRKRNSDPLLTVVSSLGVGVVIVNVIQYLVGAESYTFPADTYGNLPSAINFGTEANPIPIRTVQIFIFVVSMVFVGILTYFINKTKYGKAMQAIAEDVTTSSLLGINCDRFIMLTFFISSFLAGLAGTLVASSISVAGPYFGIGFGLRGLAVIVLGGLGSIPGAVIGGLIIGIVEAFVPTEYSGYKDAVSFGILFIMLLVRPQGLLGRKFVQKV
- a CDS encoding ABC transporter substrate-binding protein, with translation MQKRTTAIFAAFTLSLVACSSQTSTNTSTSNTSTSTTIPLGLAYAQTSNVALLGQEIADGAKIAEKYFNDKGGINGTPIKLVLQDTGGDEAGAINAFQTLINKDKVVGIVGPTLSQQAFSAAPVANRAQVPMVSASNTAKGIPEIGDYIARVSAPSSVVAPNSVKAALKMNPKIKKVAVFYAQNDAFSKSETEFFQKTVKDQKLDLVTVQKFQTTDTDFQSQATNAMNLKPDLIIVSGLTTDGGNLVKQLRELGYKGTIIGGNGMNTSNVFPICQALCDGILVAQAYSPSQVGVINQDFRKIYQQQFKKEPPQISAQAFTAVQVYVDALKTLDKKSPVSKLPLGELRIKLNKEILAGKYETPLGNIAFTPVGEVIQQEFYVAQIKMNQDGKTGKFEYLK